The following proteins are encoded in a genomic region of Gossypium hirsutum isolate 1008001.06 chromosome D05, Gossypium_hirsutum_v2.1, whole genome shotgun sequence:
- the LOC107905462 gene encoding TLC domain-containing protein 5 codes for MGEEYDIVNLIALGVISWTTVFLLVRKIFSDRSFELCNRIVSTIHGILAVILASLSVEDWSCPVCPLASASTPKQRQVLAVTVAYLIYDLICCLFDVKFTLDNTVHHLVSIVGLAAGLAFQLCGSEQVAALFITEISSPFLHARELLKEFGYRDTDLNLAADVLFAVIFSVARMVGGPYLTFVTLTANNPLLIKAMAVGLQLVSAFWFYKIVKMVKYKLTKRWKQVGMPGKLD; via the exons ATGGGGGAGGAATACGATATTGTGAATTTGATTGCGTTGGGAGTGATCTCATGGACGACAGTTTTTCTACTTGTCCGAAAAATCTTCTCCGACCGCTCCTTTGAACTTTGCAACCGCATTGTTTCTACAATCCATGGGATTTTGGCTGTGATTTTAGCCTCGCTCTCTGTTGAAGATTGGAGCTGCCCTGTTTGTCCTTTGGCTTCGGCTTCTACGCCTAAGCAG AGGCAAGTTTTGGCTGTTACCGTCGCTTATCTTATATATGACCTCATATGCTGCCTCTTTGACGTCAAATTCACTCTTGACAATACAGTTCATCACTTGGTCAGCATCGTTGGTCTTGCAGCTGGCCTTGCCTTTCAATTG TGTGGATCAGAACAAGTTGCTGCCTTATTCATAACGGAGATCTCAAGTCCTTTCCTCCACGCCAGGGAACTGCTTAAAGAATTCGGTTACAGGGACACCGATCTCAATTTAGCAGCTGAT GTCCTATTTGCTGTAATATTCTCAGTTGCAAGGATGGTGGGTGGACCTTATCTCACTTTCGTTACTCTGACAGCTAATAACCCACTACTTATCAAG GCAATGGCTGTAGGACTTCAGTTAGTGAGTGCTTTCTGGTTCTACAAGATTGTAAAGATGGTGAAGTACAAGCTTACTAAAAGATGGAAGCAGGTGGGCATGCCTGGAAAATTGGACTGA